A window of Microbacterium luteolum contains these coding sequences:
- a CDS encoding NUDIX hydrolase gives MDLRVAAYAVVTDDDGRLLLARWTEGRRVAWTMPGGGLEPGEAPEDAVRRELREETGYSVKVGELLGIHSRVIPAGRRVHKAAVPLHTLRILYRAEVTGGKLTFEADGSTDMAEWFPLKAVAELQRVKLVDIALRMAGIL, from the coding sequence ATGGACCTGCGTGTCGCGGCATACGCGGTCGTCACCGATGACGACGGCCGGCTGCTGCTCGCGCGCTGGACCGAGGGTCGCCGTGTGGCCTGGACCATGCCCGGCGGAGGACTCGAGCCCGGCGAAGCGCCGGAGGATGCCGTGCGGCGTGAGCTTCGCGAGGAGACGGGCTATTCGGTCAAGGTCGGCGAGCTCCTCGGCATCCACTCCCGGGTGATCCCCGCCGGCCGGCGCGTGCACAAGGCGGCTGTGCCCCTGCACACCCTGCGCATCCTCTACCGTGCCGAGGTCACCGGAGGAAAGCTCACCTTCGAAGCCGACGGGTCCACGGACATGGCCGAGTGGTTCCCCCTCAAGGCCGTCGCCGAGCTGCAGCGCGTCAAGCTCGTCGACATCGCGCTGCGGATGGCCGGCATCCTCTGA
- a CDS encoding GyrI-like domain-containing protein yields the protein MAFDVSDGPRIEHRDEIPTVGIRLVTPFRGMLGVRDRLLDELFSWLEDHDLQVDGPFFLRLHQVDMAADMDIEVGVMGVAVHGDDRVRPGTAPAGDYALLAYRGSSLQANRMLLGWVDASERRFDADPSTGVWAGRFEILRTDPRVERRKTAWTTELAFLLAGE from the coding sequence ATGGCATTCGACGTGTCCGACGGCCCGCGCATCGAGCACCGGGACGAGATCCCGACGGTGGGCATCCGCCTCGTCACTCCCTTCCGCGGAATGCTGGGCGTGCGCGATCGCCTGCTCGATGAGCTGTTCTCCTGGCTCGAGGACCACGACCTGCAGGTCGATGGCCCGTTCTTCCTCCGACTCCACCAGGTCGACATGGCGGCCGACATGGACATCGAGGTCGGCGTGATGGGGGTCGCCGTGCACGGTGACGACCGGGTACGACCCGGGACGGCACCCGCCGGCGACTACGCCCTGCTCGCGTATCGCGGCAGCTCGCTCCAGGCCAACCGGATGCTGCTCGGATGGGTGGACGCATCGGAGCGGCGCTTCGACGCCGACCCGTCGACGGGCGTATGGGCCGGCCGGTTCGAGATCCTCCGCACCGACCCGCGCGTCGAGCGCCGCAAGACCGCGTGGACGACGGAGCTGGCCTTCCTCCTCGCGGGGGAGTGA
- a CDS encoding M24 family metallopeptidase, producing MSTPAFPASVYAARLERASALAAEAGLDAIIVGPGPDLQYLVGVEGDTIERLTALVIGAASAPTVVVPRMELAKVRSTAVGELHLAVADWVDGENPYELVSSAVGEASRVGVSDALPALHVIPLGTRLGLTLELATPVLRESRMIKDATEIGELRRAGEAIDRVHRRVPEWLRAGRTEREVAADIAEAIVAEGHRTVEFVIVGSGPNGADPHHEVSDRVIEDGDVVVVDIGGAVPSGYNSDSTRTYVVGTPDAAAAERIAVLVRAQQAAVDAARPGATASAVDAAARDVLADAGLGEAFLHRTGHGIGVSVHEEPYIAPGNDLVLREGMAFSIEPGIYFAGEWGARIEDIVVVTADGCERLNVAPHELTPVAGA from the coding sequence GTGAGCACACCCGCCTTCCCCGCCTCCGTGTACGCCGCCCGCCTCGAGCGGGCATCCGCCCTCGCCGCCGAGGCCGGACTCGACGCGATCATCGTCGGGCCCGGCCCCGATCTGCAGTACCTGGTCGGAGTGGAGGGCGACACGATCGAGCGCCTCACCGCGCTGGTGATCGGAGCGGCATCCGCGCCCACCGTCGTCGTCCCGCGGATGGAGCTCGCGAAGGTGCGCTCGACCGCCGTCGGAGAGCTCCACCTCGCGGTCGCCGACTGGGTCGACGGCGAGAACCCCTACGAGCTGGTCTCGTCCGCTGTCGGCGAGGCCTCGCGCGTCGGCGTCTCGGATGCCCTTCCGGCACTGCATGTCATCCCGCTCGGCACCCGGCTGGGTCTGACCCTGGAGCTCGCGACCCCGGTGCTGCGCGAGAGCCGCATGATCAAGGACGCCACCGAGATCGGGGAGCTCCGACGGGCAGGTGAGGCGATCGACCGCGTGCACCGTCGCGTGCCGGAGTGGCTGCGCGCCGGACGCACCGAGCGGGAGGTCGCCGCCGACATCGCCGAGGCCATCGTCGCGGAAGGGCATCGCACCGTCGAGTTCGTGATCGTCGGCTCGGGCCCGAACGGTGCCGACCCGCACCACGAGGTGTCGGACCGGGTGATCGAGGACGGCGATGTGGTGGTGGTCGACATCGGCGGCGCCGTGCCGAGCGGCTACAACTCCGACAGCACCCGCACCTACGTCGTCGGCACGCCCGACGCCGCCGCCGCCGAGCGCATCGCGGTCCTCGTGCGCGCACAGCAGGCGGCCGTCGATGCAGCGCGCCCCGGCGCGACGGCATCCGCGGTGGACGCTGCCGCGCGGGACGTGCTGGCGGATGCCGGACTCGGCGAGGCGTTCCTGCACCGCACGGGTCACGGCATCGGGGTCTCCGTGCACGAGGAGCCGTACATCGCGCCCGGCAACGACCTCGTGCTGCGCGAGGGCATGGCGTTCAGCATCGAGCCGGGCATCTACTTCGCCGGCGAGTGGGGTGCACGCATCGAGGACATCGTGGTCGTGACGGCGGATGGCTGCGAACGGCTGAACGTCGCTCCGCACGAGCTCACTCCCGTCGCCGGCGCCTGA
- the ilvD gene encoding dihydroxy-acid dehydratase — protein sequence MPTPLRSRTVTHGRNAAGARALFRAAGVNAADFGKPMIAVANSFTEFVPGHTHLQPVGRIVSDAISAAGGIPREFNTIAVDDGIAMGHGGMLYSLPSRDLIADSVEYMVNAHQADALVCISNCDKITPGMLMAALRLNIPTVFVSGGPMEAGRATLVDGSVRTLDLVDAISEAANDTVSDADMKRIEENACPTCGSCSGMFTANSMNCLVEALGLALPGNGSVLATHTARRALYERAGEVAVEITRRFYDEDDASVLPREVASFAAFENAMALDIAMGGSTNTILHLLAAAHEAGIAFGLDEIDAVSRRVPCLAKIAPNPAYGRMYYMEDVHRAGGIPAVLGELRRGGLLDENVSTIHSPSFAAWLDDWDIRGGKATDAAHDLWYAAPGGVRSSSAFSQSEHWAALDEDAATGCIRDVEHAYSVDGGLAVLRGNLAVDGAVVKTAGVDPSILVFSGPAVVCESQEEAVAKILGKKVQPGDVVVIRYEGPKGGPGMQEMLHPTSFLKGRGLGKVCALITDGRFSGGTSGLSIGHVSPEAAAGGVIALVEDGDIIDIDIPSRAMTLRVSEAELDDRRARLIDGTGYRPVDRARPVSLALRAYAAMATSADRGAVRDVEKVERALREQEVREAAALV from the coding sequence ATGCCCACCCCTCTTCGCTCCCGCACCGTCACGCACGGACGCAACGCCGCCGGCGCCCGCGCGCTCTTCCGCGCCGCCGGTGTGAACGCCGCCGACTTCGGCAAGCCCATGATCGCCGTCGCGAACAGCTTCACCGAGTTCGTCCCCGGTCACACGCACCTGCAGCCGGTCGGGCGCATCGTCTCCGACGCGATCTCGGCGGCGGGCGGCATCCCCCGCGAGTTCAACACCATCGCGGTCGACGACGGCATCGCGATGGGCCACGGCGGGATGCTGTACTCGCTGCCGTCGCGCGACCTGATCGCCGACTCGGTCGAGTACATGGTCAACGCGCATCAGGCGGACGCGCTCGTCTGCATCTCGAACTGCGACAAGATCACCCCCGGGATGCTCATGGCCGCCCTGCGGCTGAACATCCCGACGGTGTTCGTCTCGGGCGGTCCGATGGAGGCCGGTCGGGCGACGCTCGTCGACGGCTCCGTGCGCACGCTCGACCTGGTCGACGCGATCTCCGAGGCCGCGAACGACACGGTGTCGGATGCCGACATGAAGCGCATCGAGGAGAACGCCTGCCCGACCTGCGGCTCGTGCTCCGGCATGTTCACCGCGAACTCGATGAACTGCCTCGTCGAGGCGCTCGGCCTCGCGCTCCCGGGCAACGGCTCGGTGCTGGCCACGCACACCGCGCGCCGGGCCCTGTACGAGCGAGCCGGCGAGGTCGCGGTCGAGATCACCCGCCGCTTCTACGACGAGGACGACGCGTCGGTCCTTCCCCGCGAGGTCGCGAGCTTCGCCGCGTTCGAGAACGCCATGGCGCTCGACATCGCCATGGGCGGGTCGACCAACACGATCCTGCACTTGCTCGCCGCGGCCCACGAGGCCGGCATCGCCTTCGGGCTCGACGAGATCGACGCGGTCTCACGACGGGTGCCGTGCCTCGCCAAGATCGCGCCGAACCCGGCCTACGGACGCATGTACTACATGGAGGACGTGCACCGCGCCGGCGGCATCCCCGCCGTGCTCGGCGAACTGCGCCGCGGCGGCCTGCTCGACGAGAACGTCAGCACGATCCACTCCCCCTCGTTCGCCGCCTGGCTCGACGACTGGGACATCCGCGGAGGGAAGGCGACGGATGCCGCGCACGACCTCTGGTACGCGGCGCCCGGCGGCGTGCGATCGTCGAGTGCGTTCTCGCAGTCGGAACACTGGGCGGCGCTCGACGAGGATGCCGCGACCGGCTGCATCCGCGACGTCGAGCACGCCTACTCGGTCGACGGCGGTCTCGCGGTGCTGCGCGGCAACCTCGCGGTCGACGGCGCGGTCGTGAAGACCGCGGGCGTCGATCCGTCGATCCTCGTGTTCTCGGGTCCCGCCGTCGTCTGCGAGTCGCAGGAGGAGGCCGTCGCGAAGATCCTCGGCAAGAAGGTGCAGCCCGGTGACGTGGTCGTGATCCGATACGAGGGACCGAAGGGCGGACCCGGCATGCAGGAGATGCTGCATCCGACGTCGTTCCTCAAGGGGCGCGGCCTCGGCAAGGTGTGCGCGCTCATCACCGACGGCCGCTTCTCCGGCGGCACGTCCGGCCTGTCGATCGGCCACGTCTCCCCCGAGGCAGCGGCCGGCGGAGTGATCGCCCTCGTCGAAGACGGCGACATCATCGACATCGACATCCCCTCGCGCGCCATGACCCTGCGGGTGAGCGAGGCCGAGCTGGACGATCGGCGCGCACGTCTGATCGACGGCACCGGCTACCGTCCGGTCGACCGTGCGCGTCCGGTCTCTCTCGCGCTCCGCGCCTACGCCGCGATGGCGACGTCGGCCGACCGTGGCGCCGTGCGCGATGTCGAGAAGGTCGAGCGGGCGCTGCGCGAGCAGGAGGTCCGCGAGGCGGCCGCCCTCGTCTGA
- a CDS encoding helix-turn-helix transcriptional regulator has protein sequence MATDEQQRKELGAFLRARREQLDRGAYGLPPAGRGRTVGLRREEISYLSGVSVTWYTWLEQGRDINPSRQVLDAVATALHLSVAEHDYALRLAGFSPTRPGSGEAVETAPAHVQRFLDALEEHPAYALAPDWGVTGWNSAYEALYPNVATTPPEKRNLLWLIFTDPAVRELLDDWDDTSRRFLAEFRAEAGPRLGDPRYRDLVGRLMEASPEFRERWESHDVRGFESRERVFQHPTLGRLVFEHHQLRPSDQTEIQLVVYTPSDAAARARFFRRRE, from the coding sequence ATGGCGACGGATGAGCAGCAGCGCAAGGAGCTCGGGGCCTTCCTGCGCGCCCGTCGCGAGCAGCTCGACCGCGGCGCGTACGGTCTCCCGCCCGCCGGCCGCGGCCGCACCGTCGGCCTGCGCCGCGAGGAGATCTCGTACCTCTCCGGCGTCAGCGTCACCTGGTACACCTGGCTCGAGCAGGGACGCGACATCAATCCGTCGCGGCAGGTGCTGGATGCCGTGGCCACTGCGCTGCACCTCAGCGTGGCCGAGCACGACTACGCGCTGCGCCTGGCCGGCTTCTCTCCGACCCGGCCCGGCTCGGGCGAGGCGGTCGAGACGGCACCCGCGCACGTGCAGCGCTTCCTCGACGCGCTCGAGGAGCATCCGGCCTATGCACTGGCACCCGATTGGGGAGTGACCGGGTGGAACAGCGCGTACGAGGCCCTGTATCCGAACGTGGCGACGACCCCGCCGGAGAAGCGCAACCTCCTCTGGCTGATCTTCACCGACCCCGCGGTGCGCGAGCTGCTCGACGACTGGGACGACACCAGCCGCCGCTTCCTCGCCGAGTTCCGGGCCGAAGCAGGACCGCGCCTCGGCGACCCCCGCTACCGCGACCTCGTCGGGCGGCTCATGGAGGCGAGCCCGGAGTTCCGGGAACGCTGGGAGAGTCACGACGTGCGCGGGTTCGAATCCCGGGAGCGGGTGTTCCAGCATCCGACGCTCGGGCGTCTCGTCTTCGAGCATCACCAGCTGCGCCCGTCGGATCAGACCGAGATCCAGCTCGTCGTCTACACCCCGTCGGATGCCGCGGCCCGGGCGAGGTTCTTCCGCCGCCGCGAGTGA